The nucleotide window TAATTATGCTCAAAAAGAAAAGACGTTTTATAAACTTCATATGTCTTAAAGATATTACTTTTAAACTTCATTTTAAAATATCTTTTCAAATCAAACAGATTTACAGCTATAAATCTTAATTTTAAAAAATAATTTTAGGTCATGAAACACTATTTAATTTTAGCAGTCATTTTTATCACTTTTGGCGCTTGTCAAAAAGAAGCAGTAATAACAAAAAAGGATTACAGTATTTTAAATGAACAAGCAAGAGCAACTTTAAAAGATGAAATTTTGGAAGATAGGTTTACAAATTTACTTCCAGAGTTAATGGATAAAGCAGGTTTAGATATGTGGTTGCTTATATCAAGAGAGTATAATGAAGATCCTGTTTTAAAAACAATGTTGCCTGCAACTTGGCTAAATGCTAGAAGAAGAACAATTATAGTCTTTTATAGAAACAAGAAGAACAACACCTTAGAAAGGTTAGCAGTTGCAAGGTATGATATTGGGAAAAGCATAAAATCGGCTTGGAACAAAGAAGAAGAACCAAATCAATGGAAGGCTTTAGAAAAAATTATATCAGAAAGAAATCCGAATAAAATTGGCTTAAATTATTCTACACACTTTGCTTTAGCAGATGGTTTGGTAAAAACAGATTTTGATGAACTGAGTAAAGCAATGCCAGAAACTATCACTTCAAAATTTGTTTCTGCAGAGAAACTGGGTATTGCATGGATTGAAACAAGAACCAAAAAAGAAATGCAGTTGTTTCAAAAACTGGTAAAAATAACGCATGATATTATTGATGAAGCTTTTTCAGCAAAAACAATTGAGCCAGGAAAAACATCAACTGAAGATGTAGTTTGGTTTTTAAGACAAAAAGTTACAGATTTAGGTTTAGAAACTTGGTTTCATCCCACAATTGATGTACAGAGAAATAATGAAGCTTTAAAATCTCATATCGAATCTTTTTCAAAAGGAAAGGATGAGAAAATAATTCAGAAAGGAGATTTATTACATTGCGATTTTGGAATAACTTATATTGGGTTAAATACAGATTGCCAGCAACATGCATATGTTTTAAGAGATGATGAAACAGAAGTTCCAAGTTTTTTAAAAGAAGCTTTCGTTAAAGGAAATAGAGTACAAGATATTTTAACTTCTAATATGAAAGAAGGTTTAACAGGAAATCAAATTTTGGCAAATTCACTAAATCAAGGTAAAGAAGAAGGATTAAGACCATCAATATATACACATCCTTTAGGTAAATATGGGCACAGTACAGGTACTACAATTGGTATGTGGGATTCTCAAGATGGTGTACCATTTAATGGCGATTATCCTCTACAAAAAAATACAGCTTATGCCATTGAATTAAATACCACTGTTTTTGTTGAAGAATGGAATAAGGATATTAGAATTATGTTAGAGGAAGCTGGTTTTTTTGGAGACAATACTTTTAACTATGTCAACGAAAGACAAACAGCTATTAAACCCATTAAAATTAAATAAATGAAACATCGTTGTTTTTGGGTTACAGATAGTAAACTGTATCAAGATTATCATGATTTTGAGTGGGGTGTTCCTGTTTATGATGATGAGACTCTGTTTGAGTTTTTGCTTTTGGAAACGTTTCAAGCTGGTTTAAGCTGGATTACTATTCTTAATAAAAGAGAAAATTTTAGAGCTGCTTTTGATGATTTTGACTATCAGAAAATTGCAAAATATTCAGAAGCTAAATATAATGAGTTGCTTCAAAATGCAGGTATTATTAGAAACAAACTAAAAATTAGAAGTGCAATTACAAATGCTCAATTATTTATTGAAATTCAAAAAGAGTATGGGTCTTTCTCCAATTATATTTGGAATTTTGTAAATCATGAACCCATTATAAACAAGTTTCATAACAAGAAAGATGTGCCTGCAACTACAGAATTATCAGAT belongs to Polaribacter dokdonensis and includes:
- a CDS encoding M24 family metallopeptidase, which gives rise to MKHYLILAVIFITFGACQKEAVITKKDYSILNEQARATLKDEILEDRFTNLLPELMDKAGLDMWLLISREYNEDPVLKTMLPATWLNARRRTIIVFYRNKKNNTLERLAVARYDIGKSIKSAWNKEEEPNQWKALEKIISERNPNKIGLNYSTHFALADGLVKTDFDELSKAMPETITSKFVSAEKLGIAWIETRTKKEMQLFQKLVKITHDIIDEAFSAKTIEPGKTSTEDVVWFLRQKVTDLGLETWFHPTIDVQRNNEALKSHIESFSKGKDEKIIQKGDLLHCDFGITYIGLNTDCQQHAYVLRDDETEVPSFLKEAFVKGNRVQDILTSNMKEGLTGNQILANSLNQGKEEGLRPSIYTHPLGKYGHSTGTTIGMWDSQDGVPFNGDYPLQKNTAYAIELNTTVFVEEWNKDIRIMLEEAGFFGDNTFNYVNERQTAIKPIKIK
- a CDS encoding DNA-3-methyladenine glycosylase I, producing the protein MKHRCFWVTDSKLYQDYHDFEWGVPVYDDETLFEFLLLETFQAGLSWITILNKRENFRAAFDDFDYQKIAKYSEAKYNELLQNAGIIRNKLKIRSAITNAQLFIEIQKEYGSFSNYIWNFVNHEPIINKFHNKKDVPATTELSDTISKALKKKGFKFVGSTVMYAFMQAIGMVNDHTTNCFKYPN